A region of Drosophila suzukii chromosome 2L, CBGP_Dsuzu_IsoJpt1.0, whole genome shotgun sequence DNA encodes the following proteins:
- the Acsf2 gene encoding medium-chain acyl-CoA ligase ACSF2, mitochondrial, with translation MNRKLQIISRYMLRQRCGFNSMRSISTSMPILISHKHQVGKDPLVYRTIGQQLELTAANHGDVEAIVSCHEGKRYTFKGLLQEADALAAGFRKLGLQPGDPVGLWSPNYMHWYLSMMGAARAGLTSVGLNPAFQGPEVAYCLNKVNVKAIIAPESFKSQNYYEILRDICPEIADSEPGKIRSEKFPHLQSVIIDSYDGLKGALRFDDFLDLANKSEREEVAKIQKNILPESPCNIQFTSGTTGNPKAAVLSHNNFVNNGIHVGNRNQLEGERICVQVPMFHAFGVVITIMAGLTKGATMVLPAPGFSPKDSLQAIFNEKCSVIHGTPTMYVDLVNTQRKLQVPLGKIKKAITGGAIVSPQLIKDIRQILKVETVHSVYGLTETTAVIFQSLPGDSSDIVLNSVGYLTDHVEAKVVDAEGRCVPFGQPGELCVRGYTTMLGYHGDEEKTKETIGKDRWLRTGDQFILESNGYGRIVGRLKEMLIRGGENIFPKEIEDFLNAHPQVIEAHVIGVPDERLGEEVCAFVRLEEGVDPASFTAATLKAYSKGKLAHFKVPKYVIPVDAFPKTTSGKIQKFKLMEAFKQKEPSELKAFSS, from the exons ATGAACAGGAAACTGCAGATCATCTCCAGATATATGCTGAGGCAGCGATGTGGGTTCAACTCAATGCGCAG CATCTCCACCTCGATGCCCATTCTGATCAGCCATAAGCACCAGGTGGGCAAGGATCCCCTGGTTTATCGCACCATTGGCCAGCAGTTGGAGCTGACAGCGGCGAATCACGGCGATGTGGAGGCCATTGTCTCCTGTCACGAGGGCAAAAGGTACACCTTCAAGGGATTGCTGCAGGAAGCGGATGCCTTGGCGGCGGGATTCCGGAAGTTGGGACTGCAGCCAGGAGATCCCGTTGGTCTCTGGTCCCCGAACTATATGCACTGGTATCTGAGCATGATGGGAGCAGCTCGAGCGGGTCTCACCTCGGTGGGTCTTAATCCCGCCTTCCAAGGACCCGAAGTGGCCTATTGCCTGAACAAGGTGAATGTTAAGGCCATCATTGCGCCGGAGTCGTTCAAGAGTCAGAATTACTATGAAATACTGAGGGACATCTGTCCGGAAATCGCAGATTCGGAGCCTGGCAAGATCAGGAGTGAGAAATTCCCCCATTTGCAGTCCGTGATCATCGACAGCTATGACGGTCTGAAGGGTGCCCTGCGCTTCGATGACTTCTTGGACCTGGCCAACAAGTCGGAGCGCGAAGAGGTGGCCAAAATCCAGAAGAACATCTTGCCAGAGTCCCCGTGCAATATTCAGTTCACCTCGGGAACCACGGGAAATCCCAAGGCGGCTGTGCTCTCCCATAACAATTTCGTGAACAATGGCATCCATGTGGGAAATCGCAACCAACTGGAGGGCGAGCGGATCTGTGTGCAAGTGCCCATGTTCCATGCCTTTGGAGTGGTCATCACCATCATGGCTGGACTGACCAAAGGGGCTACTATGGTTCTGCCAGCTCCAGGTTTCAGTCCCAAGGACTCGCTGCAAGCCATCTTCAATGAGAAGTGTTCGGTGATCCATGGCACACCCACCATGTACGTGGACCTGGTCAACACCCAAAGGAAACTACAGGTGCCGCTGGGCAAGATCAAGAAGGCTATCACTGGAGGAGCCATTGTTTCGCCACAGCTTATTAAGGATATAAGGCAGATCCTCAAGGTGGAGACGGTTCACAGTGTCTATGGTTTGACTGAGACCACAGCTGTGATCTTCCAATCCTTACCCGGTGATAGCAGCGATATAGTCCTGAATTCAGTTGGTTATCTGACGGATCATGTGGAAGCCAAGGTGGTGGATGCAGAGGGCAGATGTGTGCCCTTTGGACAGCCCGGGGAGTTGTGTGTCCGTGGGTACACCACCATGTTGGGTTACCATGGTGACGAGGAGAAAACCAAGGAGACCATCGGCAAGGACAGGTGGCTGCGGACCGGAGATCAGTTTATCCTGGAGTCCAATGGCTACGGAAGGATCGTGGGTCGCCTCAAGGAGATGCTCATTCGGGGCGGTGAAAACATTTTCCCCAAAGAGATTGAAGACTTTTTAAATGCCCATCCGCAGGTCATCGAAGCTCAT GTGATTGGTGTTCCTGATGAGCGACTGGGCGAGGAAGTCTGCGCCTTTGTTCGCCTTGAAGAGGGCGTTGACCCCGCCTCCTTCACCGCGGCGACCttgaaggcgtacagcaagGGCAAGCTGGCCCATTTTAAGGTTCCCAAATATGTGATCCCTGTGGATGCATTTCCCAAAACCACCTCCGGCAAAATACAGAAATTCAAGTTAATGGAGGCCTTTAAGCAGAAAGAGCCTTCGGAACTAAAGGCCTTTAGCTCTTAG